Proteins encoded by one window of Marixanthomonas sp. SCSIO 43207:
- a CDS encoding TerB family tellurite resistance protein produces the protein MSFTDLFESGHHSRNLSHFASIANIAAIDGELNEEEEKLLKRFARKLDIDEDEYQMVVKDPSKYPINPPNSADKRLERMHDLFEMIFADHEIDDHERFLIERYAIGLGYSAELAQKLIKRSIEIYDGGLNLEDYRYLLNKED, from the coding sequence ATGTCATTTACAGATCTTTTTGAAAGTGGGCACCACTCTAGAAACCTAAGTCATTTTGCTTCAATAGCAAACATTGCAGCAATTGATGGTGAATTGAATGAAGAAGAAGAAAAACTATTGAAACGTTTTGCTCGAAAATTGGATATTGATGAAGATGAATATCAAATGGTTGTTAAAGACCCATCAAAATATCCTATCAACCCTCCTAATTCTGCAGATAAGCGCTTAGAGCGTATGCATGATTTATTTGAAATGATTTTTGCAGATCATGAAATAGATGATCATGAACGCTTTTTAATTGAGCGTTATGCTATTGGTTTGGGATATTCTGCCGAGTTGGCTCAAAAACTAATAAAACGCTCTATTGAAATTTATGACGGTGGTTTAAATCTTGAAGATTACAGATATCTTTTAAATAAAGAAGATTAA
- a CDS encoding GNAT family N-acetyltransferase, translating into MDFNIRKSTKKDMPAVLHLIKELADYEKMEHEVEITTDDLVKEGFGEDPLFDCFIAEKQDGEVVGMALIYFRFSTWKGKTLHLEDLMVKKEYRGEGLGIALYSEVIKYGASHGVKRIEWIVLDWNKNAIKFYEDTGAELQKQWYTVQMDEEGIKKFVENL; encoded by the coding sequence ATGGATTTCAATATTCGCAAAAGTACCAAAAAAGACATGCCGGCCGTATTACATTTAATAAAGGAGTTGGCAGATTATGAAAAAATGGAACATGAAGTAGAAATTACTACAGACGATCTAGTAAAAGAAGGCTTTGGCGAAGATCCATTATTTGACTGCTTTATTGCCGAAAAACAAGATGGCGAAGTAGTTGGGATGGCATTAATTTACTTTCGGTTTTCTACGTGGAAAGGAAAAACACTTCATCTAGAAGATTTAATGGTAAAAAAAGAATACAGAGGAGAAGGTTTGGGTATTGCATTATATTCTGAAGTGATAAAATATGGAGCATCACACGGTGTTAAACGTATAGAGTGGATTGTACTAGACTGGAATAAAAATGCAATTAAATTCTACGAAGACACAGGTGCCGAATTACAAAAACAATGGTATACGGTACAAATGGATGAGGAAGGAATTAAAAAATTTGTTGAAAACCTATAA
- a CDS encoding aspartate kinase has product MKIFKFGGASVKDAKGVQNVVHVLKTTGEKNLVVVISAMGKMTNALEEVVTAHLAKSDTLKDHLHAIESYHYTILNDLFPNKEHAVYEAVQGLFNQLKGFLASSKSKNHAFVYDQIVSYGELISTTIVSTYLSEENIKNTWLDVRGCIKTDANYRDAKVDWDVTQKRIINKVSPTGITITQGFLGAEHENNFTTTLGREGSDYTAAIFAYCLNGESVTIWKDVPGVLNADPRYFSKTQLLNKISYREAIELAFYGASVIHPKTLQPLQRKEIPLYVKSFYSPTDAGTCVGKGVTLDPHTSCFILKNDLVLISLSSLDFSFMMEDNISEVFKMLHDYKMKVELIQNSAISFSVCVSNKYNTLDKLLVKLREKFKVKWNEGVTLYTVRHSSPLEIKALTENKKLLLKQESRDTVQVIVQN; this is encoded by the coding sequence ATGAAAATATTCAAGTTTGGAGGTGCGTCTGTAAAAGATGCAAAGGGAGTACAAAATGTGGTACATGTTTTAAAAACCACGGGTGAAAAAAATTTGGTAGTCGTTATTTCAGCAATGGGAAAAATGACCAATGCCCTTGAAGAAGTAGTTACCGCTCATTTGGCAAAAAGTGATACATTAAAAGATCACTTACACGCAATTGAAAGCTATCATTATACTATTTTAAATGATTTATTCCCTAATAAGGAACATGCGGTTTATGAAGCTGTACAAGGCTTATTTAATCAACTAAAAGGATTTTTGGCTAGTTCAAAATCTAAAAATCATGCTTTTGTTTATGATCAAATTGTGAGTTATGGCGAGTTAATTTCAACTACAATTGTTTCAACATATCTTTCAGAAGAAAACATTAAAAACACTTGGCTTGATGTACGTGGATGTATAAAAACCGATGCCAATTATCGTGATGCAAAAGTAGATTGGGATGTAACCCAAAAACGAATTATTAATAAAGTAAGCCCAACCGGAATAACAATCACACAAGGTTTTTTGGGAGCAGAACACGAAAACAACTTTACAACAACCTTAGGTCGTGAGGGGAGTGATTACACTGCAGCAATTTTTGCGTATTGCTTAAATGGAGAATCGGTAACTATCTGGAAAGATGTTCCTGGAGTTTTAAACGCAGACCCGCGTTACTTTTCAAAAACACAATTACTCAATAAAATATCTTATAGAGAAGCAATTGAATTGGCATTTTACGGCGCATCTGTAATTCACCCAAAAACGCTGCAACCTTTACAACGCAAAGAAATTCCTTTGTATGTTAAATCATTCTACAGTCCTACAGACGCTGGTACTTGTGTAGGCAAGGGTGTAACGCTAGACCCTCACACATCGTGTTTTATTTTAAAAAATGACTTGGTGTTGATTTCCCTTTCATCTTTAGACTTCAGTTTTATGATGGAAGATAATATTAGTGAGGTTTTCAAAATGTTGCACGACTATAAAATGAAGGTAGAATTAATTCAGAATTCTGCTATAAGTTTCTCAGTTTGTGTTTCAAATAAGTATAATACACTCGATAAACTTTTGGTAAAATTGCGTGAAAAATTCAAAGTAAAGTGGAATGAAGGAGTAACACTCTACACAGTAAGACATTCATCACCTCTTGAAATTAAGGCCTTGACCGAAAACAAAAAACTTTTATTAAAACAAGAAAGCAGAGACACAGTACAGGTTATTGTACAAAATTAG
- the pdeM gene encoding ligase-associated DNA damage response endonuclease PdeM codes for MMQDITICDEIFGLDPTGAIFWRNQDMLLIADVHFGKVAHFRKYGAAVPSKASSTNYKKLEEAIARHNPSTICFLGDLFHSTLNNEWKLFETWTQKTKADIILISGNHDIISPHKFEDLGIQVVNELQIKKFLLTHHPTERDGYFNFSGHIHPGIKMQGSGRQSIKLSCFYKTKQQLILPAFGNFTGKHILHPSENDTVYAIVEGEVICLS; via the coding sequence ATGATGCAAGACATTACTATTTGTGATGAAATATTTGGTCTAGACCCAACCGGAGCAATCTTTTGGCGCAATCAAGATATGCTATTAATTGCAGATGTTCATTTTGGTAAAGTGGCTCATTTCAGAAAATATGGAGCCGCCGTACCTTCAAAAGCTTCTTCAACAAATTATAAAAAATTAGAAGAAGCAATTGCACGACACAACCCTAGTACAATTTGCTTTTTGGGTGATTTGTTTCATAGCACCTTAAACAATGAATGGAAATTATTTGAAACGTGGACCCAAAAAACCAAAGCAGATATTATTTTAATTAGCGGAAACCACGACATAATCTCTCCTCACAAATTTGAAGATTTAGGGATTCAAGTGGTTAATGAACTTCAGATTAAAAAATTTTTATTAACCCATCACCCAACCGAGCGGGATGGATATTTTAACTTTTCAGGACATATTCATCCGGGTATTAAAATGCAAGGAAGCGGAAGACAGTCTATAAAATTGTCTTGTTTTTACAAAACGAAGCAACAGTTAATTTTGCCTGCCTTCGGAAACTTTACCGGAAAGCACATTTTACATCCTTCAGAAAATGATACGGTTTACGCAATTGTAGAAGGAGAAGTAATTTGTTTATCATAA
- a CDS encoding ligase-associated DNA damage response exonuclease, which translates to MKQPLLVFNDKGIYCQQANVYIDAWRPVDKCIVTHGHADHSRWGHKQYITHTNNVSIIKHRLGDIKVTGKEWNETFTINGVTFSLHPAGHIVASSQVRVEYKGEVWVFTGDFKTENDGVAEPFEPIKCHTFITECTFGLPAFKWAPQTETFSEINTWWNTNKQEGKTSVLFGYSLGKAQRLLKHLDTSIGTIYTHGAIENMTEVLRDKYSFPPTTRVTRDTKKEDIKGNIVLAPPSAHGGTWIRKMVPFVTASASGWMTFRGARRRRAIDKGFVLSDHADWNGLLNTIKATGCEKVIATHGYTDIFSKYLREELGYDARTEKTQYEEESSETESVKDKEATS; encoded by the coding sequence ATGAAACAACCCTTACTTGTTTTTAATGATAAAGGTATTTATTGTCAACAAGCCAATGTATATATTGACGCTTGGCGACCAGTAGATAAATGCATCGTTACTCACGGGCACGCAGACCACAGTCGTTGGGGACACAAACAATATATCACGCACACCAATAATGTTTCTATCATTAAACATAGGCTAGGAGATATTAAAGTAACCGGTAAAGAATGGAATGAAACCTTTACTATAAATGGAGTTACCTTTTCATTACATCCGGCAGGGCATATTGTAGCATCATCACAAGTGCGAGTTGAATATAAAGGTGAAGTATGGGTGTTTACAGGTGATTTTAAAACTGAAAACGATGGCGTAGCAGAACCCTTTGAGCCTATAAAATGCCATACATTTATTACCGAATGCACTTTTGGTCTTCCTGCTTTTAAATGGGCGCCACAAACTGAAACTTTTTCAGAAATAAACACTTGGTGGAACACCAATAAACAAGAAGGAAAAACCTCTGTTTTATTTGGTTACAGTCTTGGTAAAGCACAACGGCTTTTAAAACATTTAGACACATCAATTGGTACTATTTACACACACGGTGCCATTGAAAACATGACCGAAGTGCTACGAGACAAGTACTCATTCCCTCCTACCACAAGAGTAACTCGCGATACTAAAAAAGAAGATATAAAAGGCAATATAGTATTAGCGCCTCCAAGTGCTCATGGCGGAACGTGGATACGAAAAATGGTTCCTTTTGTAACTGCTTCGGCCAGTGGATGGATGACTTTTAGAGGGGCTCGTAGACGAAGAGCCATTGATAAGGGATTTGTATTAAGTGATCACGCAGATTGGAATGGTTTATTAAACACGATAAAAGCAACCGGTTGTGAAAAAGTCATTGCCACGCACGGGTATACAGATATTTTTTCAAAATATTTAAGAGAAGAGTTGGGTTATGATGCACGAACTGAAAAAACACAATATGAAGAAGAATCTTCTGAAACCGAATCTGTAAAAGACAAGGAGGCAACCTCATGA
- the fbp gene encoding class 1 fructose-bisphosphatase, with amino-acid sequence MANKNKTLGEFIIENQEEFKYSSGELSRLINSIRLAAKVVNHEVNKAGLVDILGTAGDQNVQGEDQQKLDVYANEAFINTLTNREIVCGIASEEEDDFITIKGRNEKNDNKYVVLIDPLDGSSNIDVNVSVGTIFSIYRRVTPSGSPVTLDDFLQPGNRQVAAGYIVYGTSTMIVYTTGHGVNGFTLNPAIGTYYLSHPNMKFPENGNIYSVNEGNYVHFPQGVKDYIKYCQKEEENRPYTARYIGSMVSDFHRNLIKGGIYIYPSTSKNPNGKLRLLYECNPMALLTEQAGGKASDGYNRILDIQPTELHQRVPFFCGSINMMEKAEEFMRNAK; translated from the coding sequence ATGGCAAACAAAAACAAAACCCTAGGCGAATTTATCATTGAAAATCAAGAAGAATTTAAATACTCTTCGGGTGAATTATCACGGTTAATCAATTCTATTCGCTTGGCTGCAAAGGTTGTTAATCACGAAGTAAACAAAGCAGGATTGGTAGATATTTTAGGCACTGCAGGTGATCAAAACGTTCAAGGTGAAGATCAGCAAAAACTAGACGTCTATGCCAACGAAGCTTTTATTAACACACTAACTAATAGAGAAATAGTTTGTGGAATTGCCAGTGAAGAGGAGGATGACTTTATTACAATTAAAGGCCGAAATGAAAAAAATGACAACAAATATGTTGTATTAATTGATCCTCTAGATGGTTCGTCAAATATTGATGTAAATGTTTCGGTAGGGACTATTTTTTCTATCTATCGTAGAGTAACCCCATCTGGATCTCCAGTAACACTAGACGACTTTTTACAGCCGGGTAACCGCCAAGTTGCTGCCGGATATATTGTATATGGTACTTCTACAATGATTGTTTATACTACAGGCCACGGTGTAAACGGCTTTACATTAAACCCTGCCATTGGCACGTATTACTTGTCACACCCTAATATGAAGTTTCCTGAAAACGGTAACATTTACTCGGTTAATGAAGGTAATTATGTTCATTTTCCGCAAGGGGTAAAAGATTATATAAAATATTGCCAAAAGGAAGAAGAAAATCGCCCGTATACTGCACGATATATAGGTTCGATGGTTTCAGACTTTCATAGAAATTTAATTAAAGGTGGAATTTACATCTACCCAAGCACTTCAAAAAATCCTAATGGAAAACTACGGTTGTTATATGAATGTAATCCTATGGCTTTATTAACAGAACAAGCCGGCGGAAAAGCTAGTGACGGTTATAATCGTATTCTAGACATACAACCAACAGAACTACATCAACGTGTTCCTTTTTTCTGCGGAAGTATCAATATGATGGAAAAAGCAGAAGAGTTTATGCGTAATGCGAAGTAA
- a CDS encoding ATP-dependent DNA ligase, whose protein sequence is MKKFAQLIKTIDSTNKTNVKVAALTAYFQTAPDKDKLWTIAILSHRRPKRPVNTTLLREWATELSNIPLWLFEESYHIVGDLAETIALILPKNEASSSKSLATYISEIQTLRTLPEAEKKDYLHTNWMRLNYYERFVFNKIITGSFRIGVSQKLMTRALSKATNIEQDILAYKLMGNWTPDTTTFQKLILEENEEDYLSKPYPFYLAYAVEDNFQEELEDISEWSFEHKWDGIRAQVIIRNNEVFVWSRGEELVTDKYPEFQRFLKEIPNGTVLDGEILPFGNNTIGNFKDLQTRIGRKNITKALLKKTPVILTAYDLLEWKGKDIRKKPFVERRKLLDALINNCNCDKIGLYLSETMQFSSWEAAARERNLSREKRSEGLMLKKKNSPYLVGRKKGDWWKWKIDPFTIDGVLTYAMRGHGRRANLYTDYTFGLWDGDELVTFAKAYSGLTDAEFKKVDAWIKRNTLERFGPVRSVTPHHVFEIAFEGIAESKRHKSGVATRFPRIVRWRKDKPIEEANTLDDLKALIPK, encoded by the coding sequence ATGAAAAAGTTTGCTCAACTCATAAAAACCATTGATAGCACAAATAAAACCAATGTGAAAGTTGCTGCATTAACAGCGTATTTTCAAACAGCACCAGATAAGGATAAGCTGTGGACCATCGCTATACTATCGCATAGACGCCCCAAAAGACCCGTAAACACCACCTTGTTAAGAGAATGGGCTACCGAACTTAGTAACATTCCGCTTTGGTTATTTGAAGAAAGTTATCACATTGTAGGTGATCTAGCCGAAACAATTGCATTAATACTACCTAAAAATGAAGCTTCCAGCTCAAAATCATTGGCAACCTATATTTCAGAAATACAAACTTTGCGTACACTTCCTGAAGCTGAAAAAAAGGACTATTTGCACACCAACTGGATGCGTTTAAATTATTATGAGCGTTTTGTGTTCAATAAAATTATTACCGGAAGTTTTCGTATTGGTGTAAGTCAAAAATTAATGACTCGTGCTTTATCCAAAGCAACCAATATTGAACAAGACATTCTTGCCTATAAACTGATGGGGAATTGGACACCCGATACCACTACTTTTCAGAAATTGATTTTAGAAGAAAACGAAGAAGATTACCTCAGCAAGCCCTATCCATTTTACCTTGCATATGCTGTTGAAGATAATTTTCAAGAAGAATTGGAGGATATTTCAGAATGGAGTTTTGAGCACAAGTGGGATGGTATACGAGCTCAAGTAATCATCAGAAATAACGAAGTATTTGTATGGTCACGTGGCGAAGAATTAGTGACAGACAAGTATCCTGAATTTCAACGTTTTTTAAAAGAAATTCCTAATGGCACCGTATTAGACGGAGAGATTCTTCCCTTCGGAAATAACACCATTGGTAACTTTAAGGACCTTCAAACCCGCATTGGGCGTAAAAACATTACCAAAGCACTCCTAAAAAAGACACCCGTAATTTTAACAGCCTATGATTTACTAGAATGGAAAGGCAAAGACATTCGTAAAAAACCATTTGTAGAGCGCAGAAAACTATTAGACGCATTAATAAACAACTGCAATTGTGACAAAATTGGTTTATACTTAAGTGAAACCATGCAATTTTCATCTTGGGAAGCTGCTGCCCGTGAACGCAACTTGTCTAGAGAAAAAAGAAGTGAAGGGTTAATGCTTAAGAAAAAAAACTCTCCTTATCTCGTAGGAAGAAAAAAAGGTGATTGGTGGAAATGGAAAATAGACCCATTTACAATAGACGGTGTACTTACCTACGCTATGCGCGGTCACGGGAGAAGAGCAAATCTTTACACAGATTATACTTTTGGATTGTGGGATGGAGATGAATTGGTCACATTTGCAAAAGCCTACTCAGGTTTGACCGATGCCGAATTTAAAAAAGTAGACGCTTGGATAAAACGAAATACGTTAGAACGTTTTGGCCCGGTACGCAGCGTAACCCCACATCACGTGTTTGAAATAGCTTTTGAAGGTATTGCAGAAAGTAAACGCCACAAGAGTGGTGTAGCCACTCGTTTTCCACGAATTGTCCGTTGGCGAAAAGACAAACCCATTGAAGAAGCCAATACCTTGGACGATCTTAAAGCCTTAATCCCTAAGTGA
- a CDS encoding ligase-associated DNA damage response DEXH box helicase, giving the protein MKKKDLIAIAETWFQEKNWKPFPFQKKTWNAFLQGKNGLLNAPTGSGKTYALWAPIVLKYIKNNPDYKSKKEKGIKAIWITPLRALSVEIQQAAQRFADDLETGLTVGIRTGDTSQKERAKQKRSMPDLLITTPESLMLLLASKRYAKMFKTLTAVVVDEWHELLGSKRGVQMELGLSRLKTICPKLRIWGVSATIGNLEQAQQVLLGTDETTLNQSVLIKATRKKKIKIKSIIPKKMETFPWRGHLGLHLLEEIVPIIKKSKTTIIFTNTRGQCEIWFQKLLEKHPEFAGELAMHHGSISKDTRLWVEQAIRNESLKAVVATSSLDLGVDFAPVETIIQIGGPKGVAKFLQRAGRSNHRPGEASVIYFLPTHALELIEASALKRAVKERVIEDRIPYLLSFDVLIQYLVTLAVSDGFFPSEIKKEIKSTFCFQGITDEQWNWCLNFITIGSQSLQNYDEYKRVEVTPDGLFKVESRRVAMMHRLSIGTIVSDSMLLVKYVSGGFIGTIEEFFVGKMKPGDTFVFAGRTLELVRLRNMVAQVKRSKKKSNNVVSFMGGRMTLSSQMSEILREELQSEAEHKHQTPELKALKHLFARQEKESIIPKESEFLIESFKTREGYHTIFYPFEGRFVHEAMSGLLAYRLSLLNPITFSLAYNDYGFELLSDQPVNVQELIDNNPFSTEYLFSDLQKSINATELARRKFRDIAVISGLVFQGYPNKMVKTKHLQSSSQLLFDVFRDYEADNLLFQQAFRETYEHQLEEGRLRLALERINGQEIIWKQCTKPTPFSFPIITDRLREKLSSEKLADRIKKMKLKLEK; this is encoded by the coding sequence GTGAAAAAAAAAGATTTAATAGCAATTGCTGAAACATGGTTTCAGGAAAAAAACTGGAAACCATTCCCTTTTCAGAAAAAAACTTGGAATGCTTTTCTACAAGGCAAAAATGGCTTGTTAAATGCTCCTACCGGGAGTGGAAAAACCTATGCATTGTGGGCACCGATTGTTTTAAAATATATTAAAAACAACCCCGATTATAAATCAAAAAAGGAAAAAGGAATAAAAGCCATTTGGATTACACCTTTGCGGGCACTTTCAGTAGAAATTCAACAAGCTGCACAACGATTTGCAGATGATTTAGAAACTGGTTTAACCGTTGGTATCCGTACGGGAGATACTTCTCAAAAAGAGCGAGCCAAACAAAAACGCTCGATGCCAGATTTGCTCATTACCACTCCAGAAAGCTTGATGTTATTACTAGCTAGTAAACGATATGCAAAAATGTTTAAAACACTTACTGCTGTAGTCGTTGATGAGTGGCACGAGTTATTGGGCAGCAAACGAGGTGTACAGATGGAACTGGGTTTATCTCGTTTAAAAACAATTTGTCCCAAACTTAGAATTTGGGGTGTTTCGGCTACAATAGGAAATCTAGAACAGGCTCAACAAGTTTTACTAGGCACTGATGAAACCACACTCAATCAATCTGTTTTAATTAAAGCTACACGAAAGAAAAAAATAAAGATAAAATCCATTATTCCTAAAAAAATGGAAACCTTTCCGTGGCGTGGGCATTTAGGACTTCATCTTCTGGAAGAAATTGTACCAATTATTAAAAAAAGTAAGACTACGATAATCTTTACCAACACACGTGGGCAGTGTGAAATATGGTTTCAGAAATTATTGGAAAAACATCCCGAATTTGCCGGCGAACTAGCCATGCATCACGGTAGTATTTCAAAAGACACCAGACTTTGGGTAGAGCAAGCCATTAGAAATGAATCGCTAAAAGCTGTAGTAGCAACTTCAAGCTTAGATTTGGGTGTAGATTTTGCTCCGGTAGAAACAATCATTCAAATTGGTGGTCCTAAAGGTGTTGCCAAATTTTTACAACGTGCCGGAAGAAGCAACCACAGACCCGGAGAAGCCTCTGTCATCTATTTTTTACCCACACACGCATTAGAATTAATTGAAGCTTCAGCATTAAAAAGAGCTGTAAAAGAGCGCGTAATTGAAGACAGAATCCCTTACTTGTTAAGTTTTGATGTTTTAATTCAATATTTGGTAACTCTAGCAGTAAGTGACGGATTTTTTCCTTCTGAAATAAAAAAAGAAATTAAATCAACATTCTGTTTTCAAGGAATCACAGACGAGCAGTGGAATTGGTGCCTTAACTTTATTACCATTGGCAGTCAAAGCCTTCAAAATTATGATGAGTACAAGCGTGTAGAAGTAACTCCTGATGGACTTTTTAAAGTAGAAAGCCGAAGAGTTGCCATGATGCACCGCTTATCTATTGGCACCATTGTAAGTGATAGCATGCTTTTGGTAAAATATGTAAGTGGTGGTTTTATAGGCACTATTGAAGAGTTTTTTGTTGGTAAAATGAAACCCGGTGACACCTTTGTTTTTGCAGGACGAACGTTAGAGTTGGTGCGACTGCGTAATATGGTGGCACAAGTAAAACGCTCCAAAAAGAAAAGTAATAATGTGGTGAGTTTTATGGGTGGTCGTATGACACTTTCTTCTCAAATGAGCGAAATTTTAAGAGAAGAACTACAAAGTGAAGCAGAGCACAAACATCAAACTCCAGAATTAAAAGCCTTAAAACACCTTTTTGCACGTCAGGAAAAGGAAAGTATCATTCCAAAAGAGAGCGAGTTTTTAATTGAGTCATTTAAAACACGTGAAGGGTATCACACCATTTTTTATCCTTTTGAAGGTCGTTTTGTACACGAAGCAATGAGTGGTTTACTTGCCTATCGCTTAAGCTTATTAAACCCAATTACCTTTTCACTAGCTTATAATGATTATGGATTTGAATTGCTTAGTGATCAACCGGTGAATGTACAAGAGCTTATTGATAATAATCCCTTTAGCACAGAATATTTGTTTAGTGATTTGCAAAAAAGTATCAATGCAACCGAATTGGCACGAAGAAAATTCAGAGATATTGCAGTTATTAGCGGGTTGGTTTTTCAAGGCTACCCAAACAAAATGGTTAAAACAAAACACCTACAAAGCAGTAGTCAATTATTGTTTGATGTATTTAGAGACTATGAGGCTGATAACTTATTATTTCAACAAGCCTTTAGAGAAACCTATGAGCATCAACTAGAAGAAGGTAGATTAAGGCTAGCTTTAGAAAGAATTAACGGTCAAGAAATCATCTGGAAACAATGTACCAAACCTACTCCGTTTAGTTTTCCTATTATAACAGATAGGTTAAGAGAAAAGTTATCTTCGGAAAAATTAGCAGACCGAATTAAAAAAATGAAATTGAAATTAGAAAAATGA